In one Massilia endophytica genomic region, the following are encoded:
- a CDS encoding GNAT family N-acetyltransferase → MNIAIRGAAETDLPAFFTYLDDHLKDNGANGTPLFQPMPRGASRFPAEKQGSFVHGLATPLDGAAWRRLWLALDGERICGHVDLRARTEAAARHRMLLGMGVDRAARRCGLGQRLLDTAIAWAEEQPGFGWVDLEVLSANEPARALYRKRGFVQTGEIPDLFRIDGETLGYTYMSLALERQAG, encoded by the coding sequence ATGAACATTGCCATCCGCGGCGCCGCCGAAACCGATCTGCCCGCGTTTTTCACTTATCTGGACGACCACCTGAAGGACAACGGCGCGAACGGCACGCCCCTGTTCCAGCCCATGCCGCGCGGGGCCTCCCGCTTCCCGGCGGAGAAACAGGGGAGCTTTGTGCATGGCCTGGCCACCCCGCTCGATGGCGCTGCATGGCGCCGCCTGTGGCTGGCCCTGGACGGCGAACGCATCTGCGGGCATGTCGACCTGCGGGCCCGCACGGAGGCCGCGGCCCGCCACCGCATGCTGCTGGGCATGGGCGTGGACCGCGCCGCCCGCCGTTGCGGCCTGGGCCAGCGCCTGCTCGATACCGCCATCGCCTGGGCCGAAGAGCAGCCTGGATTCGGCTGGGTCGACCTGGAAGTGCTGAGCGCCAACGAGCCCGCCCGCGCCCTCTACCGCAAGCGCGGCTTCGTGCAGACGGGCGAGATCCCCGACCTGTTCCGCATCGACGGCGAAACGCTGGGCTACACCTACATGAGCCTGGCCTTGGAGCGCCAAGCGGGCTGA
- the cysM gene encoding cysteine synthase CysM, whose translation MAYKTIADTIGNTPLVQLVRIPGADAAARNNIILGKLEGDNPAGSVKDRAAMSMLRRAEERGDIKPGDTLIEATSGNTGIALAMAAAIRGYKMVLLMPENLSEERRQSMAAYGAQIILTPKTGGMEYARDMAEQMQRDGKGRILDQFANGDNPRAHYEGTGPEIWRDTGGRVTHFVSAMGTTGTIMGVSQYLKEQNPDVRIIGAQPEEGSSIPGIRKWPEAYLPKIFDKARVDQVEYVSQAAAERMARRMAAEEGIFCGISAAGACEIALRISQTVENATIVFIVCDRGDRYLSTGVFPA comes from the coding sequence ATGGCATACAAGACGATTGCCGACACCATCGGCAACACGCCCCTGGTCCAGCTGGTGCGCATTCCCGGCGCGGACGCGGCAGCCCGCAACAACATCATTCTCGGCAAGCTCGAAGGCGACAATCCCGCCGGTTCCGTCAAGGACCGCGCCGCCATGTCCATGCTGCGCCGGGCCGAGGAGCGCGGCGACATCAAGCCGGGCGATACCCTGATCGAAGCGACCAGCGGCAACACCGGCATTGCCTTGGCGATGGCGGCCGCCATCCGCGGCTACAAGATGGTGCTCCTCATGCCGGAGAACCTGAGCGAGGAGCGGCGCCAGAGCATGGCCGCCTACGGCGCCCAGATCATCCTCACGCCCAAGACGGGCGGCATGGAATACGCCCGCGATATGGCCGAGCAGATGCAGCGCGACGGCAAGGGCCGCATCCTCGACCAGTTCGCGAATGGCGACAACCCGCGGGCCCACTACGAGGGCACGGGTCCCGAAATCTGGCGCGACACGGGCGGCCGCGTCACCCATTTCGTGAGCGCCATGGGCACCACGGGCACCATCATGGGCGTATCGCAGTACCTGAAGGAGCAGAACCCGGACGTGCGCATTATCGGGGCGCAGCCGGAAGAGGGGTCATCCATTCCCGGCATCCGCAAATGGCCGGAAGCCTATCTGCCGAAGATCTTCGACAAGGCGAGGGTGGACCAGGTGGAATATGTCAGTCAGGCTGCTGCGGAGCGCATGGCGCGCCGCATGGCAGCGGAGGAAGGCATCTTCTGCGGGATCTCGGCAGCAGGCGCCTGTGAAATTGCCTTGCGCATTTCGCAGACCGTGGAAAACGCGACTATCGTCTTCATCGTCTGCGATCGCGGGGACCGTTACCTGTCCACCGGGGTTTTCCCAGCGTAA
- the mltB gene encoding lytic murein transglycosylase B → MLCGALAGALALPPAAQAAPQKKTAVKKSRKKPVKKPAPAIDTQGEFVNFGQWKEVQQFMDDMVSRHGFQRTELEALLRRVNYVDAAVQLVKPAPPGKPKNWKLYSSRFIEPIRINAGVRFWNENREALARAESLYGVPAEILVGVIGVETIYGVDTGKFRVMDAITTLAFAYPLAPNREARMAFFRGELESTLIYARQTGTDPMSLLGSYAGAVGMPQFMPSNIAKYAVDFDGDGKIDLRNSAADAIGSVAAFLVGHGWQRDQPGPLVYPARVSPARAWEKYINQGLEAKFRPEDLIADGVATTSTLPQGMLYGLVDLQNGSEPTEYWVATNNFFTITQYNRSYFYAMSVVELGRAVKLARREP, encoded by the coding sequence ATGCTGTGCGGCGCCCTGGCTGGCGCGCTGGCCCTGCCGCCCGCCGCCCAGGCCGCGCCTCAGAAGAAGACGGCCGTCAAGAAATCGAGGAAGAAGCCCGTCAAGAAGCCGGCGCCCGCCATCGACACGCAAGGCGAATTCGTCAACTTCGGCCAGTGGAAGGAAGTGCAGCAGTTCATGGACGACATGGTGAGCCGCCACGGCTTCCAGCGCACAGAACTGGAAGCCCTGCTGCGCCGCGTGAACTACGTGGATGCCGCCGTGCAGCTGGTGAAGCCCGCGCCGCCCGGAAAGCCGAAGAACTGGAAGCTCTACAGCAGCCGCTTCATCGAGCCGATCCGCATCAATGCGGGCGTGCGCTTCTGGAACGAGAACCGCGAAGCCCTCGCCCGCGCCGAATCGCTGTACGGCGTGCCGGCCGAGATTCTGGTGGGCGTGATCGGCGTGGAAACGATCTACGGCGTGGATACGGGCAAGTTCCGCGTCATGGACGCCATCACCACCCTCGCCTTCGCCTATCCGCTCGCGCCCAACCGCGAAGCGCGCATGGCCTTCTTCCGGGGCGAACTGGAAAGCACCCTGATCTATGCCCGCCAGACGGGCACCGATCCCATGAGCCTGCTGGGCTCCTATGCGGGCGCCGTCGGCATGCCGCAATTCATGCCGAGCAATATTGCCAAGTACGCCGTGGACTTCGACGGCGACGGCAAGATCGATCTGCGCAATTCGGCCGCCGACGCCATCGGCAGCGTGGCCGCCTTCCTGGTGGGCCACGGCTGGCAGCGCGACCAGCCCGGTCCTCTCGTCTATCCGGCCCGCGTGTCCCCCGCGCGCGCCTGGGAGAAGTACATCAACCAAGGGCTGGAAGCAAAATTCCGTCCAGAGGACTTGATTGCCGACGGGGTTGCCACCACATCGACATTACCCCAGGGAATGTTGTACGGCCTGGTGGATTTGCAGAACGGCTCGGAGCCGACTGAATATTGGGTAGCCACCAATAACTTCTTCACGATTACCCAGTACAACCGCAGCTACTTCTATGCGATGTCAGTTGTGGAGCTGGGCCGCGCCGTCAAGCTCGCTCGCCGCGAGCCTTGA
- a CDS encoding transglutaminase family protein, with product MNTAAIGERLAKRLTRDKADTLLLLAGALLVIAPHFAHLPVWTSATAIVTLLWRAAITWRGTRMPPVSLLLPVALMAMGGVYLSFGTILGRDPGVAMLALLLAFKLLEMHARRDLYVVCFLSFFLMLTNFFYSQSILTALGMVVTIIVLLTAQITFQYTGTVPPLKARLRTAAKLFFIASPLAAVLFIAFPRIQGPLWGLPGDARGGRTGISETMSPGSMSSLAQSGAVAFRVRFEDAVPPQQLLYWRGIVLSQYDGRTWTRIGRTVFTRGERAPKLTMQLRGQPVRHQVTMEPSGRRYLFTLELGAPDFYIPGHRVISTDELESQTIRPIEDRIRYDATAYPDYRVQAALELEEQNKWLQLPRGANPRALALGGALRDAANGDGARVAQAVLQMFREKGFTYTLEPPLLERNAVDGFLFDTRQGFCEHFAGAFVVLMRAAGIPARVVTGYQGGEMNPVDGFLTVRQSDAHAWGEIWLPNRGWVRVDPTAAVSPERIRSSLSRALPDTAPFGLQGLLDLQNDRDSWLSRLRYNIHALNNAWNQWVLDYNAERQRNFLQELSATLSSWRTVAALLSLAALAWLFRLLRARVRRDPVEAAYQSLRLQLQKLGMQLPPDAGPHTLAQRLDGVELPEEKKQAMKALLELYGALKYRAMDEDERTRSAKRLAELLTLAR from the coding sequence GTGAACACGGCTGCGATAGGCGAGCGCCTGGCGAAGCGCCTCACGCGCGACAAGGCGGACACCCTGCTGCTCCTCGCCGGCGCCCTGCTGGTGATCGCGCCCCATTTCGCCCACCTTCCGGTGTGGACCAGCGCCACCGCCATCGTCACCCTGCTATGGCGCGCGGCCATCACCTGGCGCGGCACGCGCATGCCGCCTGTGAGCCTGCTGCTGCCGGTTGCCCTGATGGCGATGGGGGGCGTCTATCTGAGTTTCGGCACGATACTGGGGCGCGATCCCGGCGTGGCCATGCTCGCCCTGCTGCTGGCCTTCAAGCTGCTGGAGATGCACGCGCGGCGCGACCTGTATGTGGTCTGCTTCCTCAGCTTCTTCCTCATGCTGACGAATTTCTTCTATTCGCAGTCCATTCTCACGGCCCTGGGCATGGTGGTGACCATCATCGTGCTGCTCACCGCCCAGATCACTTTCCAGTACACGGGAACGGTGCCGCCGCTGAAGGCCCGCCTGCGCACGGCGGCAAAACTCTTCTTTATCGCCTCGCCGCTGGCGGCGGTGCTCTTCATCGCCTTCCCCCGCATCCAGGGTCCGCTCTGGGGCCTGCCCGGCGATGCGCGCGGCGGCCGCACCGGCATTTCCGAGACCATGTCGCCGGGCTCCATGTCCTCGCTCGCGCAATCGGGCGCCGTGGCCTTCCGCGTGCGCTTCGAAGACGCCGTGCCGCCGCAGCAGCTGCTGTACTGGCGCGGCATTGTGCTCAGCCAGTACGACGGGCGCACCTGGACCCGCATCGGGCGCACCGTCTTCACGCGCGGGGAACGCGCGCCGAAGCTCACGATGCAGCTGCGCGGCCAGCCAGTGCGCCACCAGGTGACGATGGAGCCCAGCGGCCGCCGCTACCTGTTCACGCTGGAGCTGGGGGCGCCGGACTTCTACATTCCCGGCCACCGCGTCATCAGCACGGACGAACTGGAAAGCCAGACCATACGCCCCATCGAGGACCGCATCCGCTACGACGCCACGGCCTACCCGGACTACCGCGTGCAGGCCGCGCTGGAACTGGAAGAACAGAACAAATGGCTTCAGCTGCCGCGCGGCGCCAACCCGCGCGCCCTGGCGCTGGGCGGCGCGCTGCGCGATGCCGCCAATGGCGACGGGGCGCGCGTCGCCCAAGCCGTGCTGCAGATGTTCCGCGAGAAGGGCTTCACCTACACCCTGGAGCCCCCTCTGCTGGAACGCAACGCGGTGGACGGCTTCCTGTTCGACACCCGCCAGGGCTTCTGCGAACACTTCGCGGGCGCCTTCGTGGTGCTGATGCGCGCGGCCGGCATCCCGGCGCGGGTGGTCACCGGCTACCAGGGCGGCGAAATGAACCCGGTGGACGGCTTCCTCACCGTGCGCCAGTCCGACGCTCACGCCTGGGGCGAAATCTGGCTGCCGAACCGTGGCTGGGTGCGCGTCGACCCGACGGCGGCCGTGTCGCCGGAACGCATCCGCAGCAGCCTGTCCCGCGCCCTGCCCGACACCGCGCCTTTCGGCCTGCAGGGATTGCTCGACCTGCAGAACGACAGGGATTCGTGGCTTTCCCGACTACGCTACAACATCCATGCGCTGAATAATGCATGGAACCAATGGGTCCTGGATTACAATGCCGAGAGACAGAGAAATTTCCTTCAGGAACTATCCGCAACGCTGAGCAGCTGGCGTACCGTGGCTGCCCTGTTGTCCCTTGCGGCCCTGGCCTGGCTGTTCCGCCTGCTGCGCGCCCGCGTGCGGCGCGATCCGGTGGAGGCCGCTTACCAGTCCTTGCGCCTGCAATTGCAGAAGCTGGGCATGCAGCTGCCGCCGGACGCGGGACCGCACACCCTGGCGCAGCGCCTGGACGGAGTGGAGCTTCCGGAGGAAAAAAAACAGGCCATGAAGGCCTTGCTGGAACTGTATGGCGCACTCAAGTACCGCGCCATGGACGAAGACGAAAGAACCAGGTCAGCAAAACGGCTGGCCGAACTGCTAACCCTAGCCCGATGA
- a CDS encoding DUF58 domain-containing protein, with translation MLAAAKSFAGRWLFQLRDSEPGEVVLTRRRVFILPTRPGMAFCGLLLLMLIGAINYNLGLGFALTFFTGSCAIADMVMTARNLAQLRLAPGRSMPVFAGENAQFELRLRNPTTRDRFAIWLGFQRDGEPLLATDVAAGSDSAVQLSTPAKERGWCAAPRVRLATRFPLGLFGAWSYWQPDLKVLVYPYPEQNAPPLPTTGAASEEGHGQVGLDNFAGIRSYQPGDPMRHLAWRQIARHDPAHGGQLVTKHFEGGATAELTLDFDALPASIGLELRLSRMTAWVLAAEQRGLPYAFRIGDQRYPAALGEAHQAACLRALALYGKEAA, from the coding sequence ATGCTGGCCGCCGCCAAAAGCTTCGCTGGCCGCTGGCTGTTCCAGCTCAGGGACAGCGAGCCGGGCGAAGTGGTGCTGACGCGGCGGCGTGTCTTCATACTGCCCACCCGCCCCGGCATGGCCTTCTGCGGCCTGCTGCTGCTCATGCTGATCGGCGCCATCAACTACAACCTCGGCCTCGGTTTCGCGCTCACCTTCTTCACCGGCTCCTGCGCCATTGCTGACATGGTGATGACGGCGCGGAACCTCGCCCAGCTGCGCCTTGCGCCCGGGCGGTCCATGCCCGTTTTCGCGGGCGAAAACGCCCAGTTCGAACTGCGCCTGCGCAACCCCACCACGCGCGACCGCTTCGCCATCTGGCTCGGCTTCCAGCGCGACGGCGAGCCCCTGCTGGCCACCGATGTGGCGGCGGGCAGCGACAGCGCCGTGCAGCTCTCCACTCCAGCGAAGGAACGCGGCTGGTGCGCGGCGCCGCGCGTGCGCCTGGCCACCCGCTTTCCGCTTGGCCTGTTCGGCGCCTGGAGCTACTGGCAGCCGGACCTGAAGGTGCTGGTCTACCCCTACCCCGAACAGAACGCTCCGCCCCTGCCCACCACTGGCGCAGCCAGCGAGGAAGGCCATGGCCAGGTGGGGCTGGACAATTTCGCGGGCATCCGCAGCTACCAGCCGGGCGACCCGATGCGCCACCTGGCCTGGCGCCAGATCGCGCGCCATGATCCCGCCCACGGCGGCCAGCTGGTGACCAAGCATTTCGAAGGCGGCGCCACCGCCGAACTCACGCTGGACTTCGATGCGCTGCCCGCCTCCATCGGCCTTGAATTGCGCCTCTCGCGCATGACGGCCTGGGTGCTGGCAGCGGAGCAGCGCGGCCTGCCCTATGCCTTCCGCATCGGGGACCAGCGCTACCCCGCCGCGCTGGGCGAGGCGCATCAGGCGGCATGCCTGCGCGCCCTGGCCCTGTACGGCAAGGAGGCCGCGTGA
- a CDS encoding AAA family ATPase encodes MFTKLHAVADQVGQIIVGKDLQIRQALTCLLAGGHLLVEDVPGVGKTTLSHALAISLGLQFNRIQFTSDLLPADVAGISIYEREANAFMFHPGPIFTQVLLADEINRATPKTQSGLLEAMEERQISADGVTRPLPEPFFVIATQNPTHQIGTFPLPESQLDRFLMCLSLGYPDAAAERALLMGEDRRSMLKALSAQMSAEELAEAQRGLRKIHTSASLVDYVHALVQATRQNGSFAEGLSPRAGLALMQAARAWAALEGRDHVIPEDVQAVLVPVCAHRLRPVKSSQGVALASRDLVLQLQKSVPV; translated from the coding sequence ATGTTTACAAAACTGCATGCGGTAGCGGACCAGGTAGGCCAAATCATCGTCGGCAAGGACCTGCAGATCCGGCAGGCGCTCACCTGCCTTCTCGCGGGCGGCCACCTCCTGGTGGAAGACGTGCCGGGCGTGGGCAAGACGACGCTGTCGCACGCACTGGCCATTTCCCTCGGCCTGCAGTTCAACCGCATCCAGTTCACGAGCGACCTGCTGCCGGCGGACGTGGCGGGCATCTCCATCTATGAACGGGAGGCGAACGCCTTCATGTTCCACCCCGGGCCGATCTTCACGCAGGTGCTGCTGGCCGACGAGATCAACCGCGCCACGCCGAAGACGCAATCGGGCCTGCTGGAAGCGATGGAGGAGCGGCAGATTTCCGCCGACGGCGTCACGCGCCCCCTGCCCGAGCCCTTCTTCGTGATCGCCACCCAGAATCCTACCCACCAGATAGGCACCTTCCCCCTGCCCGAATCGCAGCTCGACCGCTTCCTCATGTGCCTCTCGCTCGGCTACCCCGATGCCGCGGCCGAGCGCGCGCTGCTCATGGGCGAGGACAGGCGCAGCATGCTCAAGGCGCTTTCGGCGCAGATGTCCGCCGAAGAACTGGCGGAAGCGCAGCGCGGCCTGCGCAAGATCCACACCTCGGCCTCCCTGGTGGACTATGTGCATGCGCTGGTGCAGGCCACGCGCCAGAACGGCTCCTTCGCCGAAGGCCTCAGCCCGCGTGCAGGCCTCGCCCTGATGCAGGCCGCGCGCGCCTGGGCCGCGCTGGAAGGCCGCGACCACGTGATTCCCGAGGACGTGCAGGCCGTGCTGGTGCCGGTTTGCGCCCACCGCCTGCGGCCGGTGAAGTCTTCGCAGGGCGTGGCGCTGGCCAGCCGCGACCTGGTGCTGCAGCTGCAGAAGTCCGTGCCCGTCTGA
- a CDS encoding histone deacetylase family protein, which translates to MSTAIYSHPDCQRHEMGAWHPECPARLQAIADQLINSHIDGLLEHREAPLAEVADIARNHTANAIAIVRDHLPQEGEDYYPIDGDTSLNAHSWRAALRAAGAAVAATDAVIDGEIGNAFCAIRPPGHHARPSSPMGFCMFNNVAIAARHALEERGLERVAIVDFDVHHGNGTEESFRDDPRVLMVSFFQHPFYPYSDPLPVTPNRVNIPVPAYTKGDVVRQLVSERWLPALEAFRPQMIFISAGFDAHREDDMGGMGLVEADYAWMTEQVMDVARRHAQGRIVSCLEGGYNLSALGRSVVAHVKALAEI; encoded by the coding sequence ATGAGCACAGCAATTTACAGCCATCCCGACTGCCAGCGCCACGAAATGGGAGCCTGGCATCCCGAATGCCCGGCGCGGCTGCAGGCCATTGCGGACCAGCTCATCAATTCCCATATCGACGGTCTCCTTGAACACCGCGAGGCGCCCCTGGCCGAGGTGGCGGATATCGCGCGCAACCACACGGCCAATGCCATTGCCATCGTGCGCGACCATCTGCCGCAGGAAGGGGAGGACTACTACCCCATCGACGGCGACACCTCGCTCAACGCCCACAGCTGGCGCGCGGCGCTGCGTGCCGCGGGAGCGGCCGTGGCGGCGACCGATGCGGTGATCGACGGCGAAATCGGCAACGCCTTCTGCGCCATCCGCCCGCCGGGCCACCATGCGCGCCCGTCCTCACCCATGGGCTTCTGCATGTTCAACAACGTGGCCATCGCCGCGCGCCATGCGCTCGAGGAGCGGGGCCTGGAACGGGTGGCGATTGTGGACTTCGATGTCCACCACGGCAACGGCACCGAGGAGAGTTTCAGGGACGACCCGCGCGTGCTGATGGTGAGCTTCTTCCAGCATCCCTTCTATCCCTACAGCGACCCGCTGCCCGTGACGCCGAACCGCGTGAACATTCCCGTGCCCGCGTACACCAAAGGCGACGTGGTGCGCCAGCTGGTATCCGAGCGCTGGCTGCCGGCGCTGGAGGCCTTCAGGCCGCAGATGATCTTCATCTCGGCCGGTTTCGACGCTCACAGGGAGGACGATATGGGCGGCATGGGCTTGGTGGAGGCGGATTACGCCTGGATGACGGAGCAGGTCATGGACGTGGCGCGCCGCCATGCGCAGGGAAGGATCGTGAGCTGCCTGGAAGGCGGCTACAACCTGTCCGCCCTGGGCCG